One genomic region from Rubinisphaera margarita encodes:
- a CDS encoding DUF1559 family PulG-like putative transporter, which produces MSTPQHVDPITTRRGFTLIELLVVIAIIAILVALLLPAVQQAREAARRSACKNNLKQIGLGLQNYHDTHKVFPPGRGGPGHQGGDRWSAHVHLLPYIEQGALYDAWMAQAEATGYPNIRPWNEWTSAGVRPTGADIKTIICPSDPYQKNLFGGQGGTNYAFCGGDNPHRLDDADARGTFCRNSSVRMRDILDGTSNTIVVGEIVRPKGGQALGDVVRPSSGNWNSIMDNPSQCQAMFNKSTGLYVTPVPSSGEFTGGDQKQGYRYGDGGTVFTFFTTILPPNSPSCMRARNDSGDGILSSGSRHSGGAQFCLADGSVRFISENIDTGDLTQPPGAANSAVPSPYGIFGALGTRANGEVIGEF; this is translated from the coding sequence ATGTCTACTCCACAACATGTGGATCCCATCACCACGCGCCGAGGTTTTACGCTCATCGAGCTGCTGGTGGTGATCGCGATCATCGCTATTCTGGTCGCATTGCTCCTCCCAGCCGTGCAACAGGCTCGGGAAGCCGCCCGCCGCAGTGCCTGCAAAAACAACCTGAAACAGATCGGGCTGGGTCTGCAAAACTATCACGATACGCACAAGGTCTTTCCCCCGGGTCGCGGTGGCCCCGGACACCAGGGTGGTGACCGCTGGAGTGCTCACGTCCATCTGCTGCCCTATATCGAACAGGGCGCCCTGTACGATGCGTGGATGGCTCAGGCTGAGGCGACCGGGTATCCCAATATCCGTCCCTGGAACGAATGGACCAGCGCTGGCGTTCGTCCGACAGGTGCCGACATCAAGACAATTATCTGCCCGTCCGATCCCTACCAGAAGAACCTCTTCGGCGGCCAGGGCGGAACGAACTACGCCTTCTGCGGCGGGGACAATCCGCATCGCCTCGATGACGCCGACGCCCGCGGGACCTTCTGTCGCAACAGTAGCGTGAGAATGCGGGACATTCTCGACGGCACCAGCAACACAATCGTTGTCGGTGAAATCGTCCGGCCCAAGGGCGGCCAGGCACTCGGCGATGTTGTGCGACCGTCTTCGGGAAACTGGAACTCCATTATGGACAATCCGTCCCAATGTCAGGCGATGTTCAACAAGTCGACCGGCCTGTATGTCACTCCCGTCCCCTCCAGTGGCGAGTTCACAGGCGGCGATCAGAAGCAGGGTTATCGCTACGGGGATGGAGGAACGGTCTTCACCTTCTTCACGACCATTCTCCCGCCCAACTCGCCGAGTTGTATGCGTGCGCGGAACGACAGCGGTGACGGGATCCTCAGTTCCGGCAGCCGCCACTCCGGCGGTGCTCAGTTCTGCCTGGCTGACGGAAGCGTCCGCTTCATCAGCGAGAACATCGACACCGGCGATCTGACTCAGCCGCCGGGAGCAGCTAACTCCGCCGTGCCGTCTCCGTACGGTATCTTCGGTGCACTCGGAACCCGAGCTAATGGCGAAGTCATCGGCGAGTTCTAA
- a CDS encoding L,D-transpeptidase family protein gives MFDERPYRQQPKSVWSIWWFVAIMAAGLTAWHLELVPFNPFKAEQIALRDHPVEEFPDSYSEEELAAKSTDRRAGYSPDTPDFRLELSEFQQEPPSESVEPPAVMIDSGAATQLALHQSEPDQGAPPLQQYRRDETPASSRLPMRTAAAPQQTAMLEPQQNSGVVNAAGTVTQSPEQTPQPIVTTSAAAREPNQLPSAFQLAPEAEQDVLRLRELSSLYWQNPDQRAAIEDELMVLSHKIYFTDAAHYLPPHTVQPNQHLETIAGQYDVSWQYLSSLNGVSPEKLRAGQEIKIIQGPFDAVVELSQMRLTIHAHGYVVAHYPIGIGTNGSTPAGQFAVLNKQDNPTYYGPEGVISCDDPQNPLGEYWIDLGDSIGIHGTNDPSSIGKAASKGCIRMYDGDVAQVFDLLTTSSRVAIRP, from the coding sequence ATGTTCGATGAACGTCCCTACCGTCAGCAGCCTAAGTCTGTCTGGTCGATCTGGTGGTTCGTGGCCATTATGGCTGCCGGGTTGACCGCCTGGCATCTGGAACTGGTGCCGTTCAATCCGTTCAAAGCCGAGCAGATCGCCCTGCGGGACCATCCCGTTGAGGAATTCCCGGACAGCTACTCCGAAGAAGAACTCGCCGCGAAATCGACCGACCGAAGGGCGGGCTACTCTCCAGACACGCCGGACTTCCGCCTCGAGCTCTCCGAATTCCAGCAGGAACCGCCGTCTGAATCCGTCGAGCCGCCAGCGGTGATGATCGACTCGGGAGCGGCTACTCAACTCGCGCTGCATCAGTCCGAACCGGACCAGGGCGCGCCGCCCCTTCAGCAGTATCGTCGCGATGAAACTCCGGCCAGTTCCCGGCTTCCGATGCGAACCGCCGCCGCTCCTCAACAGACCGCGATGCTCGAACCTCAGCAGAACAGCGGCGTCGTGAATGCAGCGGGAACCGTGACGCAGTCTCCGGAGCAGACACCACAGCCGATCGTGACCACCTCGGCTGCCGCCCGCGAACCGAATCAGCTTCCGTCCGCGTTCCAGTTGGCCCCGGAAGCCGAGCAGGATGTACTGCGATTGCGGGAACTTTCCTCGCTCTACTGGCAGAATCCCGATCAGCGAGCCGCGATTGAAGACGAGCTGATGGTGCTCTCGCACAAGATCTACTTCACCGATGCGGCTCATTATCTCCCGCCGCACACGGTGCAGCCGAATCAACATCTCGAAACCATTGCCGGCCAGTACGATGTCTCCTGGCAGTACCTGTCCAGCCTCAACGGTGTCTCTCCTGAGAAGCTGCGAGCCGGTCAGGAGATCAAGATCATTCAGGGCCCTTTCGACGCCGTGGTGGAACTGAGCCAGATGCGACTCACGATTCACGCTCACGGCTATGTCGTCGCGCACTACCCGATCGGCATCGGCACCAATGGCAGCACGCCAGCCGGCCAGTTCGCGGTTCTCAACAAGCAGGATAACCCGACTTATTACGGTCCCGAAGGAGTGATCAGCTGCGACGATCCCCAGAACCCGCTGGGTGAGTACTGGATCGACCTCGGCGACAGCATCGGCATCCACGGCACGAATGATCCGTCCTCGATCGGAAAAGCCGCCTCCAAAGGCTGCATCCGCATGTACGACGGCGACGTCGCCCAGGTGTTCGACCTGCTGACAACCTCCAGCCGCGTAGCAATTCGCCCGTAA
- a CDS encoding HAD family hydrolase, which yields MPDIKACIFDMGKVLVHFSHDQMLDQMAALCNCEAAYLRTVLFDSGLLLEYERGAHTEEQIHELIQSRLGCTVDRDHLEDAAARIFSENEDIVPLIRELKAAGFPLVLLSNTSRIHFEFIRREFSILHEFDHYVLSYEAKMLKPDPGIYELAVAATGYAAENCFFTDDIAENVIAARETGLQSEVFTDAAALRSHLRSLGLPLSSGM from the coding sequence ATGCCTGATATCAAAGCCTGTATCTTCGACATGGGAAAGGTGCTCGTACATTTTTCTCACGATCAGATGCTCGACCAGATGGCGGCTCTCTGCAACTGCGAAGCCGCCTATCTGCGAACCGTGCTGTTCGATTCCGGTCTGCTGCTCGAATACGAACGCGGCGCACACACCGAAGAACAGATTCACGAACTGATTCAATCACGGCTCGGCTGCACGGTGGATCGCGATCATCTGGAAGATGCGGCGGCGAGAATCTTCAGCGAGAACGAAGACATCGTTCCGCTCATCCGCGAACTGAAGGCGGCTGGCTTTCCGCTCGTGCTGCTGTCGAACACGAGCCGGATTCATTTCGAGTTCATCCGTCGCGAGTTCTCGATTCTGCACGAGTTCGATCACTACGTCCTTTCGTACGAAGCGAAAATGCTCAAGCCCGATCCGGGCATCTACGAACTCGCCGTCGCCGCGACAGGCTACGCGGCAGAGAATTGCTTCTTCACCGATGACATTGCCGAGAATGTAATCGCTGCACGAGAGACTGGACTGCAGTCTGAAGTTTTCACCGACGCGGCGGCTCTCAGAAGTCACCTTCGATCGTTGGGACTTCCGCTCTCCTCCGGAATGTGA
- the ald gene encoding alanine dehydrogenase, which translates to MIVGVPREVKTDEYRVAMLPVGVQELTRRGHQVLVQSGAGAGSGLPDEAYATNGAEIVPTAKEVFANAELIVKVKEPLQEEWPLLREGQIVFTYFHLASSRKLTDALLETGSIAVAYETLKGPNGNLPLLTPMSEVAGRMSVQEGAKYLERPQEGRGILLGGVPGVAPAHIVILGGGVVGKNAAQIAAGFQADVVILDVNVDRLRYLEDIMPPNVNTLFSDRHNLQEQIQRADLIIGCVLIPGAKAPQLVLADDLKRMKAGAVIIDVAIDQGGCIETSRPTTHSEPTYIIDDVVHYCVANMPGAVGRTSTYALCNVTFPYVAQIADGGLQRPGELSPEMKSAVNIWQGKLTNQAVADAFDLPCQEITRL; encoded by the coding sequence ATGATTGTTGGCGTCCCCCGTGAAGTGAAGACCGACGAGTACCGTGTGGCGATGCTGCCGGTCGGTGTGCAGGAGTTGACCCGCCGCGGACATCAGGTCCTGGTGCAGAGCGGTGCGGGAGCCGGAAGCGGCCTGCCCGACGAAGCCTACGCCACCAACGGAGCCGAGATTGTTCCGACCGCGAAAGAAGTCTTCGCGAACGCGGAACTGATCGTGAAGGTCAAGGAGCCGCTCCAGGAAGAGTGGCCGCTGCTTCGCGAAGGACAGATCGTCTTCACGTATTTCCATCTGGCTTCGAGTCGCAAGCTGACCGACGCGCTGCTTGAGACAGGCTCGATCGCCGTTGCCTACGAAACACTGAAGGGGCCAAACGGAAACCTCCCTCTGCTCACGCCCATGAGCGAAGTCGCCGGACGGATGAGCGTTCAGGAAGGAGCCAAGTACCTCGAACGCCCCCAGGAAGGCCGCGGAATACTCTTGGGCGGAGTGCCCGGGGTGGCCCCCGCTCATATCGTGATTCTTGGTGGCGGCGTCGTGGGCAAGAACGCGGCTCAGATTGCCGCCGGCTTTCAGGCTGACGTGGTGATTCTCGACGTGAACGTCGACCGGTTGCGGTATCTCGAAGATATCATGCCGCCTAACGTGAACACGCTCTTCAGTGATCGGCACAACCTTCAGGAGCAGATTCAACGGGCCGACCTGATCATCGGCTGCGTTCTCATTCCGGGAGCGAAAGCTCCGCAACTTGTGCTGGCCGATGACCTGAAGCGAATGAAAGCGGGAGCCGTAATTATCGATGTCGCCATCGATCAGGGCGGCTGCATTGAAACGTCCCGTCCGACCACGCATTCCGAACCAACTTACATTATCGACGATGTGGTCCACTACTGTGTGGCCAACATGCCGGGCGCGGTGGGGCGTACGAGCACCTATGCGCTCTGCAACGTGACATTCCCCTACGTCGCCCAGATCGCCGACGGCGGCCTGCAGCGACCAGGCGAACTGTCACCAGAGATGAAATCGGCCGTCAACATCTGGCAGGGCAAGCTGACCAACCAGGCCGTCGCCGACGCCTTCGACCTTCCCTGCCAGGAGATTACCCGCCTGTAA
- a CDS encoding type II secretion system F family protein: MDIQQFLRDTIIGGVSLFQIVVWLFIAASVLLAILLAVRLFRALLGTGSKDDRKRSKPDRATETDKPSLVLSSEDSAVNRGKSLLRDESTTDPLAPAVDSVFHDERDDAESPARVDAQREQQEAMRAEAQPSGQEQFVVRSSEAAHRYTDKQRSWTSRSLFGKPITGQQVDLPQVEPGDVPFADRGDYRWGSNLTPTLAAMMPETEERKKSLKNDLMEAGHYTPHAYENFAALRYVSLIAPILFFGALFVLGPPALEPVFLILLIVGAILGWALPRIYIRSKAAKRRREIEQALPDVIDLLNMCVSQGMTLRAALGRVSWEISETYPAMAEELRIVAQQADLSTTEHALVNLNNRVNVPELHSLSTLLIQTERMGTNVSDSLTEYSDAMRATLQQRADQKANAATFKLLFPTVLCLMPAVYLFLLGPAVVELSDFFEGGGIQQFQQDVEGVQEGQRFTP; encoded by the coding sequence ATGGATATTCAACAATTTCTGCGAGACACAATCATCGGCGGGGTTTCCCTGTTCCAGATCGTGGTCTGGCTCTTCATTGCCGCCAGCGTCCTGCTCGCGATCCTGCTTGCAGTCCGGCTTTTCCGGGCTCTGCTGGGAACGGGATCGAAGGACGATCGCAAACGATCGAAACCCGATCGGGCGACCGAAACGGACAAACCTTCGCTGGTTCTGTCGTCAGAAGACTCAGCCGTGAATCGTGGCAAGTCTCTGCTGCGGGATGAGTCGACGACCGATCCGCTCGCTCCCGCGGTCGACTCTGTCTTTCACGATGAACGCGATGATGCGGAATCTCCCGCTCGCGTCGACGCTCAACGCGAGCAGCAGGAAGCAATGCGAGCCGAGGCTCAGCCCTCCGGTCAGGAACAGTTCGTGGTCCGGTCCTCGGAAGCCGCTCATCGTTATACCGACAAACAGCGGAGTTGGACCTCTCGTTCCTTGTTCGGCAAGCCGATCACTGGACAACAGGTTGATCTGCCGCAGGTCGAGCCGGGTGATGTTCCTTTCGCCGATCGTGGGGACTATCGCTGGGGTTCCAACCTCACACCGACTCTGGCCGCAATGATGCCGGAAACGGAAGAGCGGAAGAAGTCGCTGAAGAACGACCTGATGGAAGCGGGTCACTACACGCCTCATGCCTACGAAAACTTCGCCGCTCTGCGGTACGTCTCGTTGATCGCTCCGATCCTCTTCTTCGGTGCGTTGTTCGTTCTCGGGCCGCCGGCTCTGGAACCGGTGTTCCTGATCCTGCTGATTGTTGGCGCAATCCTGGGATGGGCCCTTCCTCGAATCTATATTCGTTCGAAAGCCGCTAAGCGTCGCCGCGAGATCGAACAGGCTCTGCCGGACGTGATTGACCTGCTCAACATGTGCGTGAGTCAGGGAATGACTTTGCGAGCCGCTCTGGGGCGTGTTTCGTGGGAAATCTCGGAAACCTACCCGGCGATGGCGGAAGAACTGCGCATCGTGGCCCAACAGGCCGACTTGAGCACGACCGAGCACGCCCTGGTGAACCTGAACAATCGCGTCAACGTGCCGGAACTGCATTCGCTCTCAACCCTGCTGATTCAGACCGAACGCATGGGAACGAACGTGAGCGACTCGCTGACCGAGTACTCCGACGCCATGCGGGCCACCCTGCAGCAGCGAGCCGACCAGAAGGCCAATGCCGCGACCTTCAAACTGCTGTTCCCAACCGTGCTCTGTTTGATGCCGGCTGTGTACCTGTTCCTGCTCGGCCCGGCCGTGGTTGAACTCTCCGACTTCTTCGAAGGGGGCGGAATCCAGCAGTTCCAGCAGGACGTCGAGGGCGTCCAGGAAGGCCAGCGGTTTACCCCGTAA
- a CDS encoding type II secretion system F family protein, protein MATGYPQRTTISPRPEFADILKPQDRFAEPDAPPNAANSVNGWFDRLMVQSGVEMSPVAALMSCMLFALLVGGLIFVLLEDPLATAIGVVLGFGIPIGILMFMRSRRQSQILNQLPPMIDELARAARTGRSLDQCLAMVAEDTPAPLGTEMENCVRKLQMGVTMNEALYELPERTGVNGLRILATALSVHQQTGGDLVRVLERLAKTLRDRSMFLGRLRAITAGSRATAVLMILLPPAILAFFIFRDPTYLSRLMASNWGFFITMSGIVLEIVGAIWIWRVLGNTQNT, encoded by the coding sequence ATGGCCACTGGATATCCACAACGGACAACAATTTCACCCCGGCCGGAATTCGCCGACATCCTGAAACCTCAGGACCGGTTCGCCGAACCCGATGCCCCGCCCAATGCCGCGAACAGCGTCAACGGCTGGTTCGACCGGCTGATGGTGCAGTCGGGGGTGGAGATGTCGCCGGTTGCGGCTCTCATGTCCTGCATGCTGTTCGCCCTCCTGGTCGGCGGCCTGATCTTCGTCCTTCTGGAAGATCCTCTGGCAACCGCCATCGGCGTCGTGCTGGGATTCGGGATTCCGATCGGCATCCTGATGTTCATGCGGTCTCGTCGTCAGTCGCAGATTCTGAATCAGTTGCCGCCGATGATCGACGAGCTGGCCCGGGCCGCCCGTACTGGTCGCAGTCTGGATCAGTGTCTCGCGATGGTTGCCGAGGACACCCCTGCCCCGCTCGGAACCGAGATGGAGAACTGCGTCCGCAAGCTGCAGATGGGCGTGACGATGAACGAAGCTCTTTACGAATTACCGGAGCGAACCGGCGTGAACGGCCTGCGAATTCTCGCGACCGCTCTGAGCGTGCACCAGCAGACCGGGGGTGACCTGGTCCGCGTGCTCGAACGTCTGGCCAAAACCCTTCGCGATCGATCGATGTTCCTGGGACGCCTGCGAGCCATTACGGCTGGTAGCCGTGCGACAGCCGTACTGATGATTCTGCTGCCGCCCGCGATCCTGGCGTTCTTTATCTTCCGCGATCCGACCTACCTCTCGCGGCTGATGGCCTCCAACTGGGGCTTCTTCATCACCATGAGCGGCATTGTTCTTGAGATCGTGGGGGCCATCTGGATCTGGCGAGTCCTCGGGAACACACAGAACACCTGA
- a CDS encoding CpaF family protein: MAFATDTGYDQDSNAESKRAFQQLKTRLHRQMIDAMDLSKAGQLPEHELRKQLRALAAHLCDMHSAYLPESEREQMVNEIMDEMYGFGPLEPLMNDPEVSDVLVNGADTVFVERRGRLERTDVRFADDNHLLHLIQRLVGRAGRRIDEVSPMVDAKLPDGSRLHAVIPPLTNRGPTLSIRRFSSVAVEFEDMVRSRSLTREMADFLIACVKGRMNVLLSGGTGAGKTTLLNQLSRFIPLTERVITIEETQELQLRQADVVGLETRLPNVEGRGAITQRELLRNSLRMRPDRIIVGEARGSEVLDMLQAMNTGHDGSMSTVHANDTRDALERLELMIALSGADLTPDVARRYIASALHILVHVSRLSTGERKVMRISEVAGTREGEYNVEDIFVYRMTGVSSDGYAEGAFYATGYEPECIRRMATIGHEVPMELFTARELIAGGEYTIHDRK; encoded by the coding sequence ATGGCCTTCGCGACTGACACCGGTTACGACCAGGATTCAAATGCCGAATCGAAGCGCGCATTTCAGCAGCTGAAGACTCGTCTGCACCGTCAGATGATCGACGCGATGGATCTCTCCAAAGCCGGTCAGCTGCCCGAGCACGAACTCCGCAAGCAGCTGCGGGCACTCGCCGCTCATCTCTGCGACATGCACTCGGCTTACCTTCCGGAATCGGAACGGGAGCAGATGGTCAACGAGATTATGGACGAGATGTACGGCTTCGGTCCGCTCGAACCGTTGATGAACGATCCGGAAGTGAGCGACGTGCTCGTTAACGGAGCCGACACGGTGTTCGTTGAACGCCGCGGTCGCCTGGAACGAACCGACGTTCGCTTCGCCGATGACAATCACCTGCTGCACCTGATTCAGCGACTCGTCGGTCGAGCCGGTCGTCGTATCGACGAAGTCTCGCCGATGGTCGACGCCAAGCTGCCGGATGGCTCTCGTCTGCACGCGGTCATTCCGCCGCTGACGAACCGGGGCCCAACGCTTTCCATTCGTCGATTCAGTTCGGTCGCCGTCGAGTTTGAAGACATGGTTCGCAGTCGCTCGCTGACTCGCGAGATGGCCGACTTCCTCATCGCCTGTGTCAAAGGTCGCATGAACGTCCTGCTGAGCGGGGGAACGGGTGCCGGTAAAACGACACTCCTCAACCAGCTGAGCCGCTTCATCCCGCTGACCGAGCGTGTGATCACGATTGAAGAAACTCAGGAACTTCAGCTGCGTCAGGCCGATGTCGTCGGACTGGAAACGCGACTGCCGAACGTTGAAGGTCGCGGAGCCATCACCCAGCGTGAGCTGCTCCGAAACAGTCTGCGTATGCGGCCGGACCGGATCATCGTCGGCGAAGCGCGTGGTAGCGAAGTCCTCGACATGCTCCAGGCCATGAACACCGGGCACGACGGTTCTATGAGCACCGTTCACGCCAACGATACACGCGATGCCCTGGAACGACTCGAATTGATGATCGCTCTGTCCGGAGCAGATCTGACTCCCGATGTCGCCCGACGCTACATCGCTTCGGCTCTGCACATCCTGGTTCACGTCTCCCGTCTCAGCACGGGCGAGCGTAAAGTGATGCGTATCTCGGAAGTCGCCGGAACCCGTGAAGGGGAATACAACGTGGAAGACATCTTCGTCTATCGGATGACGGGCGTCAGCTCCGACGGTTACGCCGAGGGAGCCTTTTACGCCACAGGTTACGAACCGGAATGTATCCGTCGCATGGCCACGATTGGCCACGAAGTGCCGATGGAACTGTTCACCGCCCGCGAACTCATCGCCGGCGGCGAATACACGATTCACGACCGCAAGTAA
- the cpaB gene encoding Flp pilus assembly protein CpaB, translating to MRILTPALLTLLMLFVIGGLVIFYLFKSFFWVEPEPERAATTRLVPMAAGDIPAGTLITSEHVVTGRLDESKLERDTILNRDTVVGRYALEDITQAQPFRTAQLYAPNTRPPLEINPGMRAVTIGLGNSTDLVDGLIKPEDFVDVHLSIADNGADRRYRGGFTMTMFKGVRVLAINRMTQQTDLSRGSNTITFELSPEQSNILLEAKKHGEIVVTYTPNGPGSGGVDVAEADRAYFDEILGLPEPPEAEKPFLTEIWRGSARSVIDYGDERDDWDNDWDGATPWIETPGWAPPRNNGNYGRGYGRGYGGRGWGGYRGTQVSPPTSDNPEFQGNPNAAPSPNSRGRFNSAT from the coding sequence GTGAGAATTCTAACACCTGCCTTGTTGACGCTGCTGATGCTGTTTGTCATCGGCGGCCTGGTAATCTTCTACCTGTTTAAGTCATTCTTCTGGGTGGAGCCAGAACCGGAACGGGCGGCAACGACCCGTCTTGTGCCGATGGCCGCCGGAGATATTCCGGCTGGAACCCTGATTACTTCGGAACACGTCGTGACCGGTCGTCTCGACGAATCGAAGCTCGAACGTGACACGATCCTGAACCGCGATACCGTGGTCGGACGTTACGCTCTGGAAGACATCACTCAGGCTCAGCCGTTCCGCACGGCTCAGCTGTATGCTCCGAACACTCGTCCGCCGCTCGAAATCAATCCGGGCATGCGGGCTGTGACGATCGGACTGGGGAACAGCACCGACCTGGTCGACGGGCTGATCAAGCCGGAAGACTTCGTCGACGTTCATCTGTCGATCGCCGACAACGGAGCCGATCGCCGCTATCGTGGCGGCTTTACAATGACCATGTTCAAAGGTGTGCGGGTCCTGGCCATCAATCGGATGACCCAGCAGACCGACCTGTCGCGTGGCAGCAACACGATTACCTTCGAGTTGAGCCCGGAACAGTCGAACATTCTGCTCGAAGCCAAGAAGCATGGCGAGATCGTGGTGACCTACACCCCGAACGGACCCGGCTCGGGTGGAGTCGATGTTGCTGAAGCCGATCGGGCTTACTTCGACGAAATCCTCGGCCTGCCGGAACCGCCGGAAGCCGAAAAGCCGTTCCTTACCGAGATCTGGCGTGGCAGTGCCCGTTCGGTCATCGATTATGGTGATGAACGCGACGACTGGGATAACGACTGGGACGGAGCCACTCCGTGGATCGAAACGCCGGGTTGGGCACCTCCTCGCAACAACGGAAACTATGGTCGGGGCTACGGTCGCGGCTACGGTGGACGGGGCTGGGGTGGCTATCGCGGAACCCAGGTGAGTCCGCCGACGAGCGACAACCCCGAGTTCCAGGGAAACCCGAACGCGGCTCCTTCGCCGAACAGTCGGGGTCGATTCAACTCGGCCACGTAG
- a CDS encoding TadE family protein — protein sequence MITQPKQTRRKGFTSMELAMTLPILLLMLFAVFEFSMLFFARGTVVEASRLGARAATHPGTSQEYIEESVLTALGPKLSRNAEVITEIGTFAGDPVLVVVKVPMRAASPDMLWPIGFGLKDKHLVAETVMQRE from the coding sequence ATGATCACACAGCCAAAACAGACGCGCCGAAAGGGCTTCACCAGCATGGAACTGGCAATGACATTGCCAATTCTACTGCTGATGCTGTTCGCGGTCTTTGAGTTTTCCATGCTGTTCTTCGCCCGCGGGACCGTGGTCGAGGCGAGCCGCCTGGGAGCGCGAGCCGCCACCCATCCGGGAACCTCGCAGGAATACATCGAAGAGTCGGTCCTGACAGCCTTGGGACCGAAGCTTTCACGGAACGCGGAAGTAATCACGGAAATCGGCACCTTTGCCGGCGACCCTGTTCTGGTCGTGGTGAAGGTTCCGATGCGAGCCGCTTCGCCGGACATGCTCTGGCCGATCGGTTTCGGTTTGAAAGATAAGCACCTTGTTGCAGAAACAGTGATGCAGCGGGAGTAG
- a CDS encoding A24 family peptidase, translating into MDQIQPIVFLVAVIGYTLTAAIWDQKFYKIPNKLTLPMFFAGWIYQGVFDQWAGLATGGLGFLVGFGILFLLWMVGTAGGGDVKLLGGLSVWIGFQWTLYILGISTLIVILVTMGIVLANVLTIGPKRMKKKLLATGKPGKAGEKPAAETVEQRKQRRIMAYALPIALSTWGLLASAYFGNWPPLPWTLT; encoded by the coding sequence ATGGATCAGATTCAGCCAATCGTATTTCTTGTTGCCGTGATCGGGTACACACTCACCGCGGCGATCTGGGATCAGAAGTTTTACAAGATTCCCAACAAGCTCACGCTGCCGATGTTTTTCGCCGGCTGGATCTATCAGGGAGTCTTCGATCAATGGGCCGGCCTGGCAACGGGCGGACTCGGATTTCTGGTCGGATTCGGAATCCTGTTTCTGCTGTGGATGGTCGGAACGGCCGGCGGCGGAGACGTGAAACTGTTGGGCGGACTGTCTGTCTGGATCGGATTCCAGTGGACGCTCTACATCCTCGGGATCAGCACGCTGATCGTGATCCTCGTGACGATGGGAATCGTGCTCGCCAACGTGCTCACGATTGGTCCGAAACGAATGAAGAAGAAACTTCTGGCCACCGGGAAGCCGGGCAAGGCGGGAGAGAAACCAGCTGCGGAAACCGTGGAACAACGGAAGCAGCGACGAATTATGGCCTACGCACTACCTATCGCATTGTCGACATGGGGACTGCTGGCCTCTGCCTACTTTGGCAACTGGCCCCCACTCCCGTGGACTTTGACATAA
- a CDS encoding NAD(P)H-dependent glycerol-3-phosphate dehydrogenase, with protein MATKIAILGGGAMATACAILLDESSDQQVAMWLRSPDLAREIAQTRENRRLLAGVHIPERIGITSDIEEAVDDAEFLVVAIPSAFLRASLEQLAPALNRNRPVISVVKGLEPETHQRPSEIITEVLGTRAVVAVGGPSHAEEISRRLPATVVAACGDLSLAKRVQNIFATDRFRVYANVDLIGVEIAGAVKNVIAIAAGICDGLGFGDNAKSALMTRGIVEMSRFGNYFGAEDATFAGLAGIGDLITTCISPYGRNRLVGERLGQGEKLSSILESMDSVAEGVKTTQAVMEISEKHDIEMPIAQEVYRVLFEDKSPLEATQTLMNRPFKIE; from the coding sequence ATGGCCACGAAAATCGCGATTCTCGGCGGAGGAGCCATGGCAACGGCCTGCGCGATCCTGTTGGATGAATCGAGCGATCAACAGGTCGCCATGTGGCTTCGCAGTCCCGACCTGGCCAGGGAGATCGCGCAGACCCGGGAGAACCGCCGCCTGCTCGCTGGCGTGCACATCCCCGAGCGGATCGGCATTACCAGCGACATTGAAGAAGCGGTCGATGACGCCGAGTTTCTTGTCGTCGCCATCCCGTCGGCATTCCTGCGTGCTTCGCTCGAACAACTCGCCCCGGCGCTGAATCGGAATCGGCCGGTCATCAGTGTCGTCAAAGGCCTCGAACCGGAAACGCATCAGCGTCCCAGCGAGATCATCACTGAAGTGCTCGGCACCCGCGCCGTGGTCGCTGTCGGGGGACCGAGTCACGCCGAAGAAATCTCCCGGCGTCTTCCCGCCACTGTTGTCGCCGCCTGCGGAGATCTTTCGCTCGCCAAGCGGGTGCAGAACATCTTCGCGACCGATCGCTTCCGCGTGTACGCCAATGTCGATCTGATCGGCGTCGAGATCGCTGGGGCGGTGAAGAATGTCATCGCCATCGCAGCCGGAATCTGTGATGGGCTCGGCTTCGGCGACAATGCGAAGTCAGCCCTGATGACCCGCGGCATCGTCGAGATGTCCCGCTTCGGCAATTACTTCGGAGCCGAAGATGCCACGTTTGCCGGACTGGCCGGGATTGGCGACCTGATCACCACCTGCATCAGCCCCTACGGCCGGAATCGCCTCGTGGGCGAACGTTTGGGACAGGGCGAAAAGCTCAGCTCGATTCTCGAATCAATGGACTCGGTCGCCGAAGGGGTGAAGACAACCCAGGCGGTAATGGAGATTTCCGAAAAGCACGACATCGAAATGCCGATCGCCCAGGAAGTCTACCGCGTGCTCTTCGAAGACAAGTCGCCACTCGAAGCAACACAAACCCTGATGAATCGCCCGTTCAAGATCGAGTAA